In one window of Bdellovibrio bacteriovorus W DNA:
- a CDS encoding putative soluble lytic transglycosylase (COG0741 Soluble lytic murein transglycosylase and related regulatory proteins (some contain LysM/invasin domains)), with protein MLSGKIAILSLLAANLMMAPAAMGQVLKVDLKKDLAGNVIDLYQVKGAKPKGLGPLAQLKDFELNLKWQECTNHAPEVYGTNVSLRGWIGKTWLSCLTQHHRKAPSPALVSKALETIEKTPSLFSSGPWSKDLQQMWLDLKMDQLDSLVAKKTQSAADSIDKLLSQNISLSRDQNSKLYQMLGDLALARVNYPEARFFYEEAQSYRDNTYLQEKIDFLKKAASEVVETKTSPVSSEVGGDELRLEARARQSLAAGESVAALKDIMAILGKYPGSATAKKIKDAPLEIYYANSEAAVRTKVLSEMETADSGRILDWAQSLHRRTEHAAAFQLARKAIDKLEGSSQLTSALWIAGRSAHFTGQYEKALEYYSRLANQAAGTDEAAEALFRASLIHYRKKDYSSAAALLEKVLLTNKDRYELNGRYWLVRSLQETNPERAKSESDKLVEKFPFSYYGLRLRAEAHGGLYAWPKVAEKAGVLKTDFYLVGEQKTSWRRYKSLSSAGWIVEAQSELTYLPFMQDPSLKVFLAEKFSARGQFVTAIRLMNEAMDADPVFRREEFIKFGYPTAFAKLYEQEGARYNVAPSILRSLTRQESAFNVQAVSSSNALGLMQMIPPTAQEVAKKLGLQVELPGDMFRPFVNIPMGSFYISQMLDQFDRHLPFALAAYNAGPTRLRQWVNMRPEVQESMTRKTGDVRDEIWFDELPWSETSFYVKAILRNMLIYRLIDEKSFTVTTSAWQDLLEKKAK; from the coding sequence GTGTTAAGTGGAAAAATTGCGATTCTAAGTTTACTAGCCGCGAACCTGATGATGGCACCTGCGGCAATGGGACAGGTTTTAAAAGTAGATCTAAAAAAAGATTTAGCTGGAAACGTTATTGATCTTTATCAAGTTAAAGGCGCAAAACCAAAGGGCTTAGGGCCTCTGGCGCAATTGAAAGACTTTGAATTAAATCTGAAATGGCAAGAGTGCACAAATCATGCTCCGGAAGTTTATGGTACCAATGTTAGTCTACGTGGTTGGATTGGTAAAACTTGGCTTTCTTGCTTAACTCAACATCATCGCAAGGCGCCGTCTCCTGCTCTTGTAAGTAAAGCTTTAGAGACTATTGAGAAAACACCATCTCTATTTTCTTCAGGTCCTTGGTCAAAAGATCTTCAACAGATGTGGTTGGATCTTAAAATGGATCAACTCGATTCATTGGTCGCAAAGAAAACACAATCTGCAGCTGATTCCATTGATAAGCTGCTCTCACAAAATATTTCTTTGAGTCGTGATCAAAATTCGAAGCTCTATCAGATGCTAGGTGATTTAGCATTAGCGCGTGTTAATTATCCTGAAGCACGATTCTTTTATGAAGAAGCGCAATCCTACCGAGACAATACCTACCTTCAAGAAAAAATAGACTTTCTGAAAAAAGCAGCTAGCGAAGTCGTTGAAACAAAAACTTCTCCAGTTTCATCGGAAGTCGGCGGAGATGAGCTGAGACTTGAAGCGAGGGCACGACAAAGTCTTGCTGCCGGAGAGTCCGTTGCGGCTCTTAAAGATATCATGGCAATTCTTGGTAAGTATCCAGGGAGTGCCACGGCAAAGAAAATCAAAGATGCGCCTTTAGAAATTTACTATGCAAACTCTGAAGCGGCGGTTCGTACAAAAGTATTATCAGAGATGGAGACTGCAGATTCGGGAAGAATTTTGGATTGGGCTCAGAGTCTTCATCGTCGCACCGAGCACGCGGCGGCTTTTCAGTTAGCACGCAAAGCGATTGATAAGTTAGAAGGCTCTAGTCAGTTAACTTCAGCACTTTGGATTGCCGGAAGATCTGCGCACTTCACAGGTCAGTATGAAAAAGCCCTTGAGTATTACTCTCGCTTAGCAAATCAGGCAGCGGGGACCGATGAGGCAGCAGAAGCCCTTTTTAGAGCCTCGTTGATTCACTATCGCAAGAAAGATTATTCCAGTGCTGCGGCTTTATTAGAAAAAGTACTTTTGACGAATAAAGACCGCTACGAGTTGAACGGCAGATATTGGCTTGTGCGCTCTTTGCAGGAAACAAATCCAGAGCGAGCTAAGAGTGAATCTGACAAATTGGTCGAGAAATTTCCCTTTTCTTACTATGGATTACGTCTAAGAGCTGAGGCTCATGGTGGGCTCTATGCGTGGCCAAAGGTCGCTGAAAAAGCAGGAGTTTTAAAAACTGATTTTTATCTGGTAGGGGAGCAAAAGACCTCTTGGAGAAGGTATAAGTCGCTTTCAAGTGCGGGGTGGATTGTAGAGGCTCAGTCAGAGCTGACGTACTTGCCATTTATGCAAGACCCGTCATTGAAAGTTTTCTTGGCTGAGAAGTTTTCTGCACGAGGGCAGTTTGTTACGGCAATTCGCCTGATGAATGAAGCGATGGATGCGGACCCAGTCTTTCGTCGTGAGGAGTTCATCAAGTTCGGCTACCCGACGGCATTTGCCAAGCTCTATGAACAAGAAGGGGCGCGATATAATGTGGCTCCTTCGATCTTGAGAAGTCTCACACGTCAGGAGAGTGCATTTAACGTCCAGGCTGTCTCTTCATCCAATGCTCTTGGATTGATGCAGATGATCCCTCCGACGGCTCAAGAAGTGGCAAAAAAACTAGGACTTCAGGTCGAGTTGCCAGGAGATATGTTCCGCCCATTTGTGAATATCCCTATGGGTTCATTCTATATTTCGCAAATGCTAGACCAGTTTGATCGTCATCTTCCATTTGCTTTGGCGGCCTATAATGCTGGGCCGACGCGTTTACGGCAATGGGTGAATATGCGCCCAGAGGTTCAGGAGAGCATGACTCGCAAGACAGGTGATGTGCGAGATGAAATCTGGTTTGATGAATTGCCTTGGTCTGAGACGAGTTTTTATGTGAAAGCGATTCTACGCAATATGCTTATTTATAGGCTGATTGACGAGAAAAGCTTTACAGTCACGACTTCGGCGTGGCAGGACTTGCTAGAAAAAAAGGCAAAATAA
- a CDS encoding membrane-bound lytic murein transglycosylase D precursor (COG0741 Soluble lytic murein transglycosylase and related regulatory proteins (some contain LysM/invasin domains)), with protein MMRLFAASLILALVAGCAHKDGGNNGTRTTGSGSTSESDLKDIASFRLSDPEGPKVVDQELESIPTEVNPLVEKWIAYFQGRGRPHMERYLARSTRYEKLMKKVLRDNGLPEDLFYIALIESGFSAKATSHAAAVGYWQFIRGTGKRYGLEINSFIDERRDPVFATQAAAEYFKGLYSVFGSWYLAMASYNVGENRVKREVMNHYTRDFWELARKKRFPAETINYVPKFIAAKMIGKDPAKYGFDEIDYLPPIEFDHVTVKTAVNLRQMAEKMNINYEDFKALNPKFRGEVAPLRSTELTLRVPPGMTESATVAALESVVQNVQFVADSGETQTYRIRPGDNLSSIAKRYRTTVAYLRDINNLPRKQPLRVGMRLQVPDRTPLKSRPAAAAPSRQVAKSKAQSPAVGQKVATPDGRYYIVQSGDSLFSIAKKYNTTVAELQKINSIRRGRVLKVGMKLKVPGMDSTATRATSKAKVHVVRRGENLSLIAAKYKVTTADLKANNKLRNPSSLAVGERIVIPSEN; from the coding sequence ATGATGAGACTTTTTGCAGCAAGCTTGATTTTGGCCCTCGTTGCAGGGTGTGCCCACAAGGATGGGGGTAACAACGGGACCAGAACAACAGGATCTGGCTCTACGTCAGAATCAGATTTAAAAGATATTGCCTCGTTCAGATTGTCAGACCCAGAGGGTCCTAAGGTTGTCGATCAAGAATTAGAATCTATTCCTACTGAAGTGAATCCGTTGGTTGAAAAGTGGATTGCTTATTTTCAAGGAAGAGGCCGTCCTCACATGGAACGCTATTTAGCGCGTTCAACTCGTTATGAAAAACTAATGAAGAAAGTTTTACGAGATAACGGTTTACCAGAGGACCTTTTCTACATCGCCTTGATTGAATCAGGATTCAGCGCAAAGGCGACTTCCCATGCAGCTGCTGTAGGTTACTGGCAGTTTATTCGTGGTACCGGAAAGCGCTATGGTTTAGAGATCAACTCATTTATCGATGAACGTCGTGACCCTGTATTTGCAACTCAAGCAGCTGCTGAGTATTTCAAAGGTCTCTATAGCGTGTTCGGATCTTGGTATTTAGCTATGGCTTCTTATAACGTCGGTGAAAACCGTGTTAAACGTGAGGTGATGAATCACTACACGAGAGATTTCTGGGAGCTAGCGAGAAAGAAACGTTTCCCAGCTGAGACGATCAATTACGTTCCAAAGTTTATCGCGGCTAAGATGATCGGTAAAGATCCGGCAAAGTATGGTTTTGATGAGATCGACTACTTACCACCGATCGAGTTTGATCATGTGACTGTTAAAACCGCAGTGAATCTTCGTCAGATGGCAGAAAAAATGAACATCAACTACGAAGACTTCAAAGCATTGAATCCTAAATTCCGCGGTGAAGTAGCTCCGTTAAGATCGACAGAGCTAACTCTGAGAGTACCTCCTGGAATGACGGAGAGTGCAACTGTAGCAGCGCTTGAGAGTGTTGTTCAGAATGTTCAGTTCGTTGCGGACTCTGGAGAAACTCAAACATATCGCATTCGCCCTGGTGATAACTTAAGTTCAATTGCAAAACGCTACCGCACAACGGTTGCGTACTTAAGAGACATCAACAACCTTCCGCGTAAGCAGCCGCTTCGTGTGGGGATGAGATTACAGGTTCCTGATCGTACTCCACTGAAGAGTCGTCCTGCGGCAGCGGCACCATCACGCCAAGTGGCTAAGTCAAAAGCTCAGTCTCCAGCGGTTGGTCAAAAGGTTGCAACTCCAGATGGACGTTACTACATCGTACAATCGGGAGATTCACTATTTTCAATCGCAAAGAAATACAACACAACGGTTGCTGAGTTACAAAAAATCAACAGCATCCGCAGAGGTCGTGTTTTAAAAGTTGGAATGAAACTTAAAGTTCCAGGCATGGATAGCACAGCAACTCGTGCAACATCTAAAGCGAAAGTTCACGTAGTTCGCCGCGGAGAGAATCTTTCCCTAATCGCAGCTAAGTATAAAGTGACGACAGCGGACTTGAAGGCAAATAATAAGCTTCGCAATCCGTCCTCTCTAGCTGTTGGCGAGAGAATTGTGATTCCCTCTGAGAACTAA
- a CDS encoding mrp protein (COG0489 ATPases involved in chromosome partitioning), with protein sequence MAAPNPFEKQTPIPGVKHIIAVSSGKGGVGKSTVATNLAMALGKKSRVGLLDADIYGPSIPRMLGTLGQKPQINPETNQLEPITRYGIKLMSIGFLIEENSAVVWRGPMLFKAMDQFLRDVNWGELDYLLIDLPPGTGDIQLTLAQKVPVAGAVVISTPQNVALLDVKKAVDMYERVNVPVLGMIENMAYMINPVNGEKMQLFPKGEIDKYAEAKGFKKIGEVPFNPSVGLACEAGIPIVEANANGAEAQEFMRIAEQIRTILP encoded by the coding sequence ATGGCAGCCCCAAATCCGTTCGAAAAACAGACCCCAATTCCCGGAGTGAAACATATTATTGCCGTCAGTTCTGGTAAGGGCGGTGTTGGTAAAAGCACGGTTGCAACGAACCTCGCAATGGCTCTTGGTAAAAAGTCGAGAGTGGGTCTTTTAGATGCTGATATTTACGGACCGAGCATTCCTCGAATGTTAGGAACTCTCGGACAAAAACCTCAAATTAACCCTGAAACAAACCAGCTAGAGCCCATCACTCGCTACGGCATCAAGCTAATGAGTATTGGCTTCTTGATCGAAGAAAACTCAGCAGTGGTATGGCGTGGCCCGATGCTCTTTAAAGCAATGGATCAGTTCCTTCGCGATGTGAACTGGGGCGAGCTTGATTATCTTCTTATCGATCTTCCACCGGGCACTGGTGACATCCAATTAACTCTTGCGCAAAAAGTTCCTGTGGCAGGAGCTGTGGTCATTTCAACTCCGCAAAACGTTGCGTTGCTTGACGTGAAAAAAGCAGTTGATATGTATGAGCGCGTGAACGTTCCGGTTCTAGGTATGATTGAAAACATGGCCTATATGATCAACCCGGTAAATGGCGAAAAAATGCAGCTCTTCCCTAAGGGAGAAATCGACAAATACGCTGAAGCAAAAGGCTTCAAGAAAATCGGCGAAGTTCCATTCAACCCTTCTGTGGGTCTTGCGTGTGAAGCTGGTATTCCAATTGTCGAAGCCAATGCAAATGGCGCTGAAGCCCAAGAGTTCATGCGCATCGCTGAACAAATTCGCACAATTCTTCCATAG
- a CDS encoding hypothetical protein (COG0484 DnaJ-class molecular chaperone with C-terminal Zn finger domain): protein MNSQDFLTLNLVGAGAFVLWYLLSRGGARRPTQLNLHAKDSAPPILPPEEALVTSLQRSVATPNSSTPATAQSYRSPHIKPEATPEVKVLNVMFNYNGHSWDAYEVLGVPAGASLRMVTEAYQLAIQRSAKESLEFLETAYSAILNAKTRL from the coding sequence ATGAATAGCCAAGACTTTTTGACATTGAATCTGGTAGGCGCAGGGGCTTTCGTTCTGTGGTACCTCTTATCGCGAGGAGGGGCGCGCCGTCCCACTCAATTAAACCTTCATGCAAAAGATAGCGCACCGCCCATTCTGCCTCCAGAAGAGGCTTTGGTGACTTCTCTGCAGCGTTCTGTTGCTACTCCGAACTCGTCAACTCCTGCCACTGCGCAAAGTTATCGTTCACCGCACATCAAGCCTGAAGCCACGCCAGAGGTTAAAGTGCTTAATGTGATGTTTAATTATAACGGGCATTCTTGGGATGCTTATGAAGTTTTGGGAGTACCAGCAGGGGCTTCGTTGCGAATGGTGACGGAGGCTTATCAGTTGGCGATTCAAAGATCGGCAAAGGAATCTTTGGAGTTTTTGGAAACGGCTTATTCAGCGATCTTAAACGCGAAAACGCGGCTCTAG
- a CDS encoding acriflavin resistance protein (COG0841 Cation/multidrug efflux pump): MNLIDLSIRRPVFAWILMFALILFGAITMNRMGISQLPDVDFPVVSASVTYEGAAPEVVEAELIDPIEERLLAIEGIKEMRSSARQGSGTVTLEFDINRNVDVVLQEVQTALGRMRMPPGVDPPTIRKQNPEEDPIIIISVYGKAPLREMLNWTENYLLDQLRFLPDVGEVSIAGFSQRNLRIWVDTKKLEDHYLTISDVVSAINTQHLESAAGQFTEKGRELRVRWLGEATSVDEVKNIQILRRGGQRIHDREIYIRDVATVEDGLSDIRRVARVDGQQAVAMMIRKQRGTNEVVVANTVLNKMAELKDRFPEGFDYRVNVDYTRSTEATVGLTIEKLWVAALITILVCFLFLGSIQAAVNILFSIPTSIVGTFTILYFSGFSLNLFTLLALTLSISIVVDDAIMLLENIVRHYRMGKGSAKAASDGAKEVLPAAVAATLAVVAVFLPVIFMDGIIGKFFFQFGVTMSAAVMLSLLEAVTITPMRAAAFLSSEPEISRLERFLDETFEKLAHAYQWVLLKTLRWKYLIVLSSLVFFGVSLLLIAKVRQEFVPAQDQNLIILSAQTPPGTSLEITSNRAAELEAILAKNKDILGFFVSVGGGGGGSNVNQVFMPVTLVDRSKREKTHTQVMADLREEFKAVKGIRVTMRDISSRNLSSGRQNPLAVNLRGPDLKVLLEKSEELMKRLEEENLAVDLDTDFRTGIPELVLTPNRQAMADRGVSVEDVGQVLAAGVGGLRQGRYTADGRRYDIRFKIKENQIRSAKDFKRLYVRNNFGNLIPLSEIVNIKEDNAIQGISRVNRQRAISVFGNLAAGQSQAIVLDRAGAIAKEILPTGYSFALEGASAGFADSFKSLYSALLVGILVAYMILAIQFNSFIHPISVLVALPFSVSGALVALWMFDISLNLFSFIGLIVLMGISKKNSILLVEFTNQVRKKGVTDITQALKEACPVRLRPILMTSVATVAAAAPLVLGGGMGAETRIPMGLSIIGGTIVSTILTLFVVPALYLMLSPLESKKKEVDL; this comes from the coding sequence ATGAACCTCATAGACCTCTCTATTCGCCGCCCTGTATTTGCTTGGATCCTCATGTTTGCCTTGATCCTTTTTGGGGCCATCACCATGAACCGCATGGGCATCAGTCAACTTCCCGATGTGGACTTCCCCGTAGTCAGCGCTTCTGTCACCTACGAAGGTGCAGCCCCTGAAGTCGTCGAGGCCGAGCTCATCGACCCTATCGAGGAACGTCTTCTTGCCATCGAGGGCATTAAAGAAATGCGCTCCTCAGCCAGACAAGGGTCTGGAACTGTCACTCTCGAATTTGATATCAATCGAAATGTCGACGTAGTCCTTCAAGAGGTGCAAACAGCCCTTGGTCGTATGCGCATGCCTCCTGGAGTGGACCCTCCAACAATTCGTAAGCAAAATCCCGAAGAAGATCCCATCATCATTATCTCTGTTTACGGCAAAGCCCCTCTTCGCGAGATGCTGAATTGGACAGAGAATTATCTTTTGGATCAACTGCGTTTCCTCCCTGATGTCGGTGAAGTGAGTATTGCGGGATTCAGCCAACGCAATCTTCGCATTTGGGTGGATACTAAAAAACTAGAAGATCACTATCTCACAATCAGTGACGTCGTCAGCGCAATTAACACTCAACACTTAGAAAGTGCCGCAGGTCAATTTACCGAAAAAGGTCGCGAGCTTCGTGTGCGCTGGTTGGGTGAGGCCACAAGTGTTGATGAAGTTAAAAATATTCAAATCTTACGCCGTGGAGGCCAACGAATTCACGACCGTGAAATCTATATCCGCGATGTTGCAACTGTAGAAGACGGCCTTTCTGATATTCGCCGCGTGGCTCGTGTCGATGGCCAACAAGCTGTCGCGATGATGATTCGCAAACAACGCGGAACCAATGAGGTCGTCGTTGCCAACACTGTTCTTAATAAGATGGCTGAGCTCAAAGATAGATTCCCCGAGGGCTTCGACTATCGCGTGAACGTCGACTACACACGCTCCACAGAAGCTACCGTCGGTTTGACCATTGAGAAACTTTGGGTAGCGGCTCTTATTACCATTCTTGTGTGTTTTCTTTTCTTAGGAAGCATTCAGGCAGCCGTTAACATTCTTTTCTCGATCCCTACCTCTATCGTGGGCACGTTCACGATACTTTACTTCTCTGGTTTCTCTCTAAATCTTTTTACACTTTTGGCACTGACTCTTTCAATTTCGATTGTTGTCGATGATGCAATTATGCTCTTGGAAAATATCGTGCGCCACTATCGCATGGGGAAGGGCTCAGCTAAAGCTGCCTCCGATGGAGCCAAAGAGGTTTTACCGGCGGCTGTTGCTGCAACTCTAGCCGTTGTGGCCGTCTTCTTACCGGTTATCTTCATGGATGGCATCATCGGAAAATTCTTTTTCCAATTTGGTGTGACTATGAGTGCGGCGGTAATGCTGTCTCTTTTAGAAGCCGTAACAATCACTCCGATGCGAGCGGCGGCCTTCCTCAGCAGTGAACCCGAGATCTCTCGTTTAGAAAGATTCTTAGATGAAACCTTTGAAAAACTTGCCCATGCCTATCAATGGGTTTTACTAAAAACACTGAGATGGAAATATCTCATCGTGCTTTCTTCGTTAGTTTTCTTTGGCGTTTCTTTATTACTTATCGCAAAAGTTCGCCAAGAATTCGTCCCGGCACAGGACCAAAATTTAATAATCTTAAGTGCGCAAACTCCCCCAGGCACATCTTTAGAGATCACCAGCAATAGAGCTGCTGAACTGGAAGCGATTCTTGCTAAGAACAAAGATATTCTAGGCTTCTTCGTCTCTGTGGGGGGCGGCGGTGGAGGCTCTAACGTGAATCAGGTTTTCATGCCTGTCACACTAGTAGATCGATCTAAGAGAGAGAAAACTCACACTCAAGTCATGGCTGACTTGCGCGAAGAATTCAAAGCCGTTAAGGGAATTCGCGTTACAATGCGTGACATCTCCTCACGCAATCTTTCTTCGGGTCGTCAAAATCCCCTAGCTGTGAACTTACGGGGACCTGACTTAAAAGTTCTTTTAGAAAAATCCGAAGAACTTATGAAGCGCCTTGAAGAAGAAAATCTAGCTGTCGATCTTGATACTGATTTTAGAACTGGAATCCCTGAACTCGTACTCACTCCAAATCGTCAAGCCATGGCGGACAGGGGTGTTTCTGTTGAGGACGTGGGTCAAGTTCTAGCTGCTGGCGTAGGGGGTCTTCGCCAAGGCCGCTACACTGCCGATGGGCGCCGCTATGACATACGCTTTAAGATCAAAGAAAATCAAATTCGCTCGGCAAAGGACTTCAAACGTCTTTATGTGCGCAATAATTTTGGGAACCTGATCCCGCTTTCTGAGATCGTGAATATCAAAGAGGACAATGCCATCCAAGGGATTTCCCGCGTGAATCGTCAAAGAGCGATTTCCGTTTTTGGTAACTTGGCCGCCGGCCAATCTCAAGCCATTGTTTTAGATCGCGCCGGAGCCATAGCTAAAGAAATTTTACCGACGGGATATTCTTTTGCACTTGAGGGAGCCTCAGCAGGTTTTGCCGATTCGTTCAAAAGTCTCTACTCGGCTTTATTGGTAGGTATTCTAGTTGCGTATATGATCTTAGCGATTCAGTTTAACTCCTTCATCCACCCGATCTCTGTTCTTGTCGCACTTCCGTTTAGTGTTTCTGGAGCTTTGGTTGCTTTGTGGATGTTTGATATTTCGTTGAATCTATTTAGTTTCATTGGATTGATTGTTTTGATGGGTATTTCTAAGAAGAATTCTATTTTATTGGTGGAGTTCACAAATCAAGTTCGCAAAAAAGGTGTCACCGACATTACCCAAGCGTTGAAAGAGGCCTGCCCCGTTCGCTTACGCCCTATTCTTATGACTTCTGTGGCAACAGTCGCTGCGGCAGCTCCATTAGTTTTAGGTGGCGGCATGGGCGCAGAGACTCGTATCCCAATGGGTTTATCAATCATTGGTGGAACCATTGTTTCAACTATTCTAACGTTGTTTGTGGTCCCTGCGCTGTACTTGATGCTTTCTCCATTGGAATCTAAGAAAAAAGAAGTTGATCTCTAA
- a CDS encoding glycyl-tRNA synthetase (COG0423 Glycyl-tRNA synthetase (class II)), whose translation MKIKHCEDLNTLVSLSKRRGFVFQSSEIYGGLASCWDYGPLGSLMKLNIKRVWWQAMTRRPEIVGIDAAILMHPMVWKASGHIDGFSDPLVDCKECKTRFRADNTDSYINEKKCPNCGSKNLSEERNFNLMFKTHMGPLEDTGSVIYLRPETAQGHFVNYQNCQQSARLKIPFGIAAIGKSFRNEITPGNFIFRTREFEQMEMQYFVKPGTDEGFYDQWKDRRMAFYTKYGIKAENLRYKDHDKLAHYAKAAVDIEYNFPMGFSELEGIHNRSDFDLANHMKFSGKNLEYFDEASKEKFIPFVVETAVGCDRLFLAFLTDAYREEITTDAEGKEDVRVVLGFHPEIAPYKVAILPLSKKEELTSVAAKLRDQLAEDFDVTYDEAQSIGKRYRRQDEIGTPFCVTVDFDTANDGAVTVRHRDNMTQERIAMKDLNAYIAMKMKSF comes from the coding sequence ATGAAAATTAAGCATTGTGAGGATTTAAACACTCTAGTTTCTCTCAGTAAACGTCGCGGATTTGTATTTCAATCGAGTGAAATCTATGGCGGCCTTGCAAGTTGCTGGGATTACGGTCCTCTAGGTTCATTGATGAAGTTAAACATCAAACGCGTTTGGTGGCAGGCGATGACTCGCAGACCAGAGATCGTAGGTATTGATGCTGCTATTTTGATGCACCCTATGGTTTGGAAAGCTTCTGGCCATATTGATGGATTCAGTGATCCATTGGTTGATTGTAAAGAGTGTAAAACTCGTTTTAGAGCTGATAACACAGATTCTTATATCAACGAGAAGAAGTGTCCAAATTGCGGCAGCAAGAATTTATCTGAAGAGCGTAACTTCAATTTGATGTTTAAGACTCACATGGGTCCTCTTGAAGATACGGGCAGTGTGATCTATCTACGTCCAGAGACGGCGCAAGGTCATTTTGTTAACTATCAAAACTGTCAACAGTCAGCTCGCTTAAAGATTCCATTTGGAATTGCCGCGATCGGGAAGTCTTTCCGTAATGAGATCACTCCAGGGAACTTCATTTTCAGAACTCGCGAGTTTGAACAAATGGAAATGCAGTACTTTGTAAAACCTGGAACGGATGAAGGCTTCTACGACCAGTGGAAAGATCGTCGTATGGCTTTCTATACGAAGTATGGAATTAAAGCTGAGAATCTTCGTTACAAAGATCATGATAAATTGGCTCACTATGCAAAAGCAGCGGTGGACATTGAATACAACTTCCCAATGGGATTCTCTGAGTTAGAGGGGATTCATAATCGCTCTGACTTTGACTTAGCAAATCACATGAAATTCTCTGGTAAAAACTTAGAGTATTTCGACGAAGCATCTAAAGAAAAATTCATTCCGTTTGTTGTTGAAACAGCGGTGGGTTGTGATCGTTTGTTCCTAGCGTTCTTAACGGATGCTTACCGCGAAGAAATCACAACGGATGCTGAAGGGAAAGAAGACGTACGCGTTGTCCTTGGCTTCCATCCTGAAATTGCTCCCTATAAAGTGGCTATTTTGCCTCTTTCTAAAAAAGAAGAGTTAACTTCAGTGGCGGCAAAATTGCGCGATCAGTTGGCAGAAGACTTTGATGTGACTTATGACGAAGCACAATCCATTGGTAAGCGTTACCGTCGTCAAGATGAGATTGGAACTCCGTTCTGTGTGACTGTGGATTTTGATACAGCAAATGATGGAGCAGTAACAGTTCGTCATCGTGATAATATGACTCAAGAAAGAATTGCGATGAAAGACCTCAATGCCTATATCGCTATGAAGATGAAGTCGTTCTAG